One segment of Tenrec ecaudatus isolate mTenEca1 chromosome 1, mTenEca1.hap1, whole genome shotgun sequence DNA contains the following:
- the MOV10 gene encoding helicase MOV-10 → MPGKFSCRQLRETGQSFESFLAVRGLDLETDREVLRTVYNQEFKISFGTRTPGFSSMLYGMKIANLAHVTKTQVRFFKLDRWADDESVPEQRKMTLSSDISQHHKSLLAKIFYDRAEYLHGKHGVDVEVQGPHEARDGQLFIHLDLNRKEELTLRLCNGGVQPVTLTHLLTLCWTSQFTFYKEDRELPCPLGPGEYYELQVHCKTSFVGYFPATVLWELLGPREPGSEGAGTFYIARFLAAVAHSPLAAQLKPTTPFKQTQVPGNRVATSRRIEEGERPDRGKGYDLELSLDLGTYYPPARLRQLLPTLLQGRSIFTAPKEIAEVQAQLETALKSRNYEAKLRLLLHLEELQMEHDIRAYDLESVPMTLDPGNQNPRLLTLEVPGVAESRPSVLRGDHLFALLSSETNQEDPVTYKGFVHKVELDRVKLSFSTSLLSRFVDGLTFKVNFTFNRQPLRVQHRALELTGRWPLWPMLFPEAAREIPLLSSDVQLKLYDRNLESNPEQLQALKHILVGTTRPAPYIIFGPPGTGKTVTLVEAIKQVVKHLPKSHILACAPSNSGADLLCQRLRTHLPSSIYRLLAPSRDVRLVPEDIKPCCNWDAKKGEYVFPAKKQLQQYRVLITTLITASRLVSAQFPINHFTHIFIDEAGHSMEPESLVAIAGLMEVKEAGEPGGQLVLAGDPRQLGPVLRSPLTQKHGLSHSLLERLLSYNSLYKKGPSGFNPQFITKLLRNYRSHPTILDVPNQLYYEGELQACADVMDRERFCSWQGLPQQGFPIIFHGIMGKDEREGNSPSFFNPEEAATVTNYLKLLLAPSAKKGKPYLSPRNVGVISPYRKQVEKIRLCITKLDKELRGLDDIKDLKVGSVEEFQGQERSVILISTVRSSQSFVQMDLDFNLGFLKNPKRFNVAVTRAKSLLIIVGNPLLLGHDADWKAFLEFCKKNGGYTGCPFPAKLDLQEGQNSLQGLRKLSSSGPGSQDPKREGEGVLALQVDPAWRSEL, encoded by the exons ATGCCCGGCAAGTTCAGCTGCCGGCAGCTCCGGGAGACCGGCCAGAGCTTCGAGAGTTTCCTGGCCGTTCGGGGACTGGACCTGGAGACGGATCGCGAGGTGTTACGGACCGTTTACAACCAGGAATTCAAGATCAG CTTTGGGACTCGAACCCCTGGCTTCTCCTCCATGCTGTATGGAATGAAGATTGCAAATTTGGCCCATGTCACCAAGACTCAGGTCAGGTTCTTCAAACTCGACCGGTGGGCTGATGATGAGTCTGTCCCAGAACAGAGGAAGATGACGCTGAGTTCAGATATCAGCCAACACCACAAGTCGCTGCTAGCCAAGATCTTTTATGACAG GGCCGAGTATCTTCATGGGAAACATGGAGTGGACGTAGAGGTCCAGGGGCCGCACGAAGCCCGAGATGGGCAGCTCTTTATCCACCTGGATTTGAACCGTAAGGAGGAACTGACCCTGAGGCTTTGCAATGGAGGAGTCCAGCCGGTCACCCTCACCCACCTCTTAACACTCTGCTGGACATCCCAGTTCACCTTCTACAAGGAAGACCGGGAGCTCCCTTGCCCACTGGGCCCTG GTGAATATTACGAGCTCCAAGTCCATTGTAAAACCAGCTTTGTGGGCTACTTCCCAGCCACGGTGCTCTGGGAGCTGCTTGGACCCAGAGAGCCAGGTTCAGAAGGAGCTGGCACTTTCTACATCGCTCGCTTCTTGGCTGCTGTGGCCCATAGCCCCCTGGCAGCCCAACTGAAACCCACGACGCCCTTCAAACAGACCCAAGTTCCTGGCAACCGTGTGGCGACCAGCCGGAGGATCGAGGAAGGAGAGAGGCCTGACCG TGGGAAGGGCTATGACCTGGAGCTCAGCCTGGACCTGGGGACATACTACCCACCGGCCCGCCTCAGGCAGCTGCTCCCCACACTGCTTCAGGGAAGAAGCATCTTCACTGCCCCCAAGGAGATCGCTGAGGTCCA GGCCCAGTTGGAGACTGCACTAAAGAGCAGGAACTACGAGGCGAAGCTCCGGCTGCTGCTGCACCTGGAGGAGCTGCAGATGGAGCACGACATCCGTGCCTACGACCTGGAGTCCGTACCCATGACCTTGGACCCCGGGAACCAGAACCCCCGTCTGCTCACACTCGAG GTTCCTGGGGTGGCCGAGAGCCGCCCCTCAGTGCTGCGGGGTGACCACCTGTTTGCCCTCCTGTCCTCCGAGACAAACCAGGAGGACCCGGTCACCTACAAGGGCTTTgtgcacaaggtagaattggaccgTGTCAAGCTGAGCTTTTCCACGAG ccTCCTGAGCCGATTTGTGGATGGGCTGACCTTCAAGGTGAACTTCACCTTCAACCGCCAGCCTCTGCGTGTGCAGCACCGGGCCCTGGAGCTGACAGGGCGCTGGCCGCTGTGGCCCATGCTCTTTCCTGAGGCCGCCCGTGAGATCCCGCTGCTGTCCTCGGATGTGCAGCTCAA GCTGTATGACCGGAATCTGGAGTCAAACCCAGAGCAGCTGCAGGCCTTGAAGCACATTCTTGTGGGCACCACCCGACCAGCCCCCTACATCATCTTTGGGCCTCCAGGGACTGGCAAAACTGTCACCTTAGTGGAAGCCATCAAGCAG gtgGTGAAGCACTTGCCCAAATCCCACATCCTGGCCTGCGCCCCGTCCAACTCAGGAGCTGACCTCCTCTGTCAGCGGCTCCGGACACACCTGCCCAGCTCCATATACCGTCTCCTGGCCCCCAGCCGGGATGTCCGCTTGGTACCCGAGGACATCAAG CCCTGCTGTAATTGGGACGCAAAGAAAGGGGAGTATGTTTTTCCCGCCAAGAAGCAGCTGCAGCAATACCGTGTCttaatcaccactctcatcactgccaGCAG GTTGGTCTCGGCCCAGTTTCCCATCAATCACTTCACACACATCTTCATCGATGAGGCCGGCCACTCCATGGAGCCTGAGAGTCTGGTGGCCATAGCAG GGCTGATGGAAGTCAAGGAAGCAGGCGAGCCTGGAGGGCAGCTGGTGCTGGCTGGAGACCCTCGGCAGCTGGGGCCTGTGCTGCGCTCCCCGCTGACACAGAAGCACGGGCTGAGCCACTCACTGCTGGAGCGGCTGCTCTCCTACAACAGCCTGTACAAGAAGGGCCCCAGCGGCTTTAACCCCCAGTTCATAACCAAGCTGCTACGCAACTACAG GTCTCACCCCACCATCCTGGACGTTCCTAACCAGCTGTATTATGAGGGGGAGCTGCAGGCCTGCGCTGATGTGATGGATCGAGAACGCTTCTGCAGCTGGCAGGGTCTGCCTCAgcag GGCTTTCCCATCATCTTTCACGGCATAATGGGCAAGGACGAGCGGGAGGGCAACAGCCCGTCTTTCTTCAACCCGGAAGAGGCCGCCACAGTGACTAACTACCTGAAGCTGCTCCTGGCTCCCTCCGCCAAGAAAGGCAAACCCTACCTAAGCCCCCGAAATGTGGGGGTCATCTCCCCATATCGGAAGCAG GTGGAAAAAATCCGTCTCTGCATCACCAAACTTGACAAGGAGCTTCGGGGACTGGATgacatcaaagacttgaag gtgggctctgtggaagagttcCAGGGCCAGGAGCGCAGCGTCATCCTCATCTCCACCGTGCGTAGCAGCCAGAGCTTCGTGCAGATGGACCTGGACTTCAACTTGGGTTTCCTGAAGAACCCCAAG AGGTTTAATGTGGCTGTGACCCGGGCCAAGTCTCTGCTTATCATCGTGGGCAAccccctcctcctgggccacgaCGCCGACTGGAAAGC ATTCCTGGAGTTTTGTAAAAAAAACGGGGGGTATACCGGTTGCCCCTTCCCTGCTAAACTGGACCTGCAGGAAGGGCAGAATTCACTGCAAGGTCTGCGCAAGCTCAGCTCCTCAG GGCCTGGCAGCCAAGACCCCAAGCGGGAGGGTGAAGGGGTCCTAGCCTTGCAAGTGGACCCGGCCTGGAGGAGCGAGCTTTGA